One Glycine soja cultivar W05 chromosome 2, ASM419377v2, whole genome shotgun sequence genomic region harbors:
- the LOC114399188 gene encoding uncharacterized protein LOC114399188 isoform X2 — translation MKVFGGDNIEGTLISPKQAFFKNLEFLENQGFLASVSSDNEIQVWDLKSKQIASALQWESIITAFSVIYGTSYMYIGTEHGMVYVLMFDSEDRKIKILPYYVPTNVISEAVGMSLDHVSVVRVLHQPSSNGKRLLIAYENGLMVLWDASEDRIVLIRGHKDIKLKRKIVTSYPNDSRVQLSDDKLDHEEEDKEISSVSWASNDGSVVVVGYVDGDIMFWDLSTADFPPDQQVERLSNNVVKLQLSSADRRLPIIVLHWCANNSGGKLFVYGGHEIGSEEVLTVLSIDWSCGIENLKCTDCIDVTLHGSFADMTLLSTDCHTEGACNMLFILTSPGQLDLYDNDCLSSTISQQEKKASVPPVLYPILIPTLEPHMTTARLDVVCQDVKSFRALFEILVAAKHRSIQNKKSIGIKWPLTGGVLGQPFKENHPIIQVYIAGYQDGSVRIWDATYPAFSLVYDIKSEVNDINIGNASAPVSALGFCPDTLHLAVGDESGVVRLYGLIRSSDDSTLHFVTENGTEVHNTHKGDGPHCKAVFSLQNSAVYSLQFANFGGKLVVGYEHGQVAMLDISSSSVLFVTKTESNTSSAVVSMHANFSDSSLNKPLESVSDISENPGMGLVYVMTRDEHFVAIDTMTGNMACSRTMSPSVKSNVISMHIIDGSTSDLSAEKLTSTSPQKSDSGMQANIQSENAQVEDESAVTVENSYFGQIISNSLILLCYENELSLHSLNFVIEGSSKYIRKVNLVQRCCWTTTFKKDEKECVLVLLYQSGDIELRSLPALEVLGESSLMSILRWNLETNMVKTICSSSNGKIILVNGNETACISLLNCENEFWTPESFPCLHDEVLAAAVDATASLSPKQNERKGASSIFVNIAKNFKAGNADQNANQSVHTNRLENLKQLFSSPPFLKSSSSTVDKQDPFAIDIDDIQIDEPVVFSSPQKIDIDKRDKGKGTDRQKLLEEASSDLKPKARTAEEIKAKYRKTGTGDASAAAALARDKLVERQEKLQILNERTEELQNGAQDFASMATELAKRMENRKWWQL, via the exons ATGAAGGTGTTTGGTGGTGACAATATTGAAGGGACTCTTATCTCTCCCAAGCAAGCATTCTTCAAAAATTTAGAG TTCTTGGAAAATCAAGGTTTTCTTGCCAGCGTCTCAAGTGATAACGAAATACAG GTTTGGGATTTGAAAAGCAAACAAATTGCTTCTGCCTTGCAGTGGGAATCCATCATAACTGCTTTCTCTGTTATTTATGGCACCAGTTACAT GTATATTGGAACTGAGCATGGGATGGTATATGTGTTGATGTTCGATTCTGAagacagaaaaattaaaatattacccTATTATGTTCCCACAAATGTCATATCTG AAGCGGTTGGGATGTCGCTTGATCATGTTTCAGTTGTCAGAGTTCTCCATCAACCTTCTTCTAATGGAAAAAG ACTGCTAATTGCATACGAAAATGGTTTGATGGTACTCTGGGATGCTTCTGAAGATCGAATTGTTCTCATTAGAGGCCACAAGGACATcaaattgaagagaaaaatagtGACTAGTTATCCAAATGACTCTAGGGTTCAGCTTTCTGATGATAAATTAGACCATGAAGAGGAGGATAAGGAGATAAGCTCTGTATCTTGGGCATCTAATGATGGATCGGTGGTTGTTGTGGGTTATGTAGATGGTGATATAATGTTTTGGGATTTGTCAACTGCTGACTTTCCCCCTGACCAACAAGTTGAAAGATTGTCAAACAATGTTGTCAAGCTTCAATTATCATCAGCTGATAGAAGACTCCCTATTATTGTTCTACATTGGTGTGCCAATAATAGCGGGGGGAAACTTTTTGTCTATGGTGGTCATGAGATTGGATCTGAAGAAGTTCTAACA GTTCTGAGCATTGATTGGTCCTGTGGGATTGAAAATCTTAAGTGTACTGACTGCATAGATGTTACACTTCACGGTTCTTTTGCTGATATGACTTTGTTATCTACTGATTGCCATACAGAAGGAGCTTGTAATATGCTATTTATATTGACCAGTCCTGGACAACTGGATCTTTATGACAATGATTGTTTGTCCTCTACAATTTCTCAGCAAGAAAAGAAGGCTTCTGTTCCCCCAGTGCTGTATCCCATCCTCATACCCACTCTTGAACCACACATGACAACAGCAAGGCTTGATGTGGTATGTCAAGATGTGAAGTCATTTAGAGCCCTGTTCGAG ATTCTTGTAGCTGCAAAGCATCGttcaatacaaaataaaaaaagtattggtATAAAGTGGCCTTTGACTGGTGGTGTTCTAGGTCAGCCTTTCAAAGAAAACCATCCTATCATTCAAGTATACATAGCAGGTTACCAAGATGGATCTGTTCGGATATGGGATGCTACATATCCTGCTTTTTCACTTGTTTATGACATAAAATCTGAG GTTAATGATATTAACATTGGCAATGCAAGTGCTCCTGTGTCAGCATTGGGTTTTTGCCCTGATACTCTACATCTTGCTGTGGGCGATGAAAGTGGTGTT GTTCGTCTATATGGGCTAATAAGGAGTTCAGATGACTCCACTTTGCACTTCGTGACAGAAAATGGAACTGAAG TTCATAATACGCATAAAGGGGATGGACCTCATTGCAAAGCTGTGTTTTCCCTTCAAAATTCTGCTGTATACAGCCTACAGTTTGCAAACTTTGGAGGGAAGCTTGTTGTCGGATATGAACATGGGCAG GTGGCTATGCTTGATATCAGTTCATCATCAGTTCTGTTTGTTACGAAAACTGAATCTAACACTTCTTCGGCAGTTGTTTCTATGCATGCAAATTTTTCAGACAGCAGCTTAAACAAACCACTGGAATCTGTATCTGatatttctgaaaatcctgGAATGGGACTAGTCTATGTTATGACAAGGGATGAACACTTTGTTGCAATAGATACCATGACAGGGAATATGGCTTGCAGTAGAACAATGAGCCCCAGCGTAAAATCAAATGTAATTTCAATGCACATTATAG ATGGTAGTACTTCTGACCTATCTGCTGAAAAACTGACATCCACCTCACCTCAGAAGAGTGATTCAGGAATGCAAGCTAACATCCAATCTGAAAATGCACAAGTTGAAGATGAAAGTGCTGTTACTGTAGAAAATTCATATTTTGGACAGATAATATCAAACTCACTCATTTTACTTTGTTATGAGAATGAATTGAGCCTACactctttaaattttgtgattGAG GGTAGCAGTAAGTACATACGAAAGGTGAACCTTGTACAACGATGCTGCTGGACTACAACTTTCAAGAAAGATGAGAAAGAGTGTGTTTTGGTTCTTCTGTATCAAAGTGGAGACATTGAATTAAG GTCCTTGCCAGCTTTGGAAGTGTTGGGAGAAAGCTCTTTAATGTCGATCCTCAGATGGAACTTGGAAACCAACATGGTGAAGACGATATGTTCTTCATCAAATGGAAAAATTATTCTG GTCAACGGGAATGAAACTGCTTGCATATCACTGTTGAACTGTGAAAATGAGTTCTG GACTCCAGAGTCTTTTCCTTGTCTTCATGATGAAGTTCTTGCAGCTGCAGTAGATGCTACAGCAAGTCTATCTCCAAagcaaaatgaaagaaag GGAGCATCTTCTATCTTTGTTAATATAGCTAAGAACTTTAAAGCGGGGAATGCGGATCAGAATGCAAATCAATCAGTTCATACTAATAGACtggaaaatttaaaacaattattctcCAGTCCTCCTTTCTTAAAGTCTTCCTCGAGCACAGTAGATAAGCAAGATCCTTTTGCGATTGACATAG ATGACATTCAAATTGATGAACCTGTAGTCTTCTCATCTCCTCAGAAAATCGATATTGACAAGAGAG ATAAAGGGAAAGGAACAGACAGACAGAAATTACTTGAAGAAGCAAGCTCAGACTTGAAACCAAAAGCTAGAACAGCTGAGGAAATTAAGGCTAAATACAGAAAGACGGGCACAGGG GATGCCTCGGCAGCAGCTGCACTTGCAAGGGA
- the LOC114399188 gene encoding uncharacterized protein LOC114399188 isoform X1 produces MFSRFFNKSPPQQRPQQQDVAQESFPSGNFDPRVVLHYGVPSNASILAFDHIQRLLAVGTLDGRMKVFGGDNIEGTLISPKQAFFKNLEFLENQGFLASVSSDNEIQVWDLKSKQIASALQWESIITAFSVIYGTSYMYIGTEHGMVYVLMFDSEDRKIKILPYYVPTNVISEAVGMSLDHVSVVRVLHQPSSNGKRLLIAYENGLMVLWDASEDRIVLIRGHKDIKLKRKIVTSYPNDSRVQLSDDKLDHEEEDKEISSVSWASNDGSVVVVGYVDGDIMFWDLSTADFPPDQQVERLSNNVVKLQLSSADRRLPIIVLHWCANNSGGKLFVYGGHEIGSEEVLTVLSIDWSCGIENLKCTDCIDVTLHGSFADMTLLSTDCHTEGACNMLFILTSPGQLDLYDNDCLSSTISQQEKKASVPPVLYPILIPTLEPHMTTARLDVVCQDVKSFRALFEILVAAKHRSIQNKKSIGIKWPLTGGVLGQPFKENHPIIQVYIAGYQDGSVRIWDATYPAFSLVYDIKSEVNDINIGNASAPVSALGFCPDTLHLAVGDESGVVRLYGLIRSSDDSTLHFVTENGTEVHNTHKGDGPHCKAVFSLQNSAVYSLQFANFGGKLVVGYEHGQVAMLDISSSSVLFVTKTESNTSSAVVSMHANFSDSSLNKPLESVSDISENPGMGLVYVMTRDEHFVAIDTMTGNMACSRTMSPSVKSNVISMHIIDGSTSDLSAEKLTSTSPQKSDSGMQANIQSENAQVEDESAVTVENSYFGQIISNSLILLCYENELSLHSLNFVIEGSSKYIRKVNLVQRCCWTTTFKKDEKECVLVLLYQSGDIELRSLPALEVLGESSLMSILRWNLETNMVKTICSSSNGKIILVNGNETACISLLNCENEFWTPESFPCLHDEVLAAAVDATASLSPKQNERKGASSIFVNIAKNFKAGNADQNANQSVHTNRLENLKQLFSSPPFLKSSSSTVDKQDPFAIDIDDIQIDEPVVFSSPQKIDIDKRDKGKGTDRQKLLEEASSDLKPKARTAEEIKAKYRKTGTGDASAAAALARDKLVERQEKLQILNERTEELQNGAQDFASMATELAKRMENRKWWQL; encoded by the exons ATGTTCTCTCGATTCTTTAACAAATCTCCACCGCAGCAACGCCCTCAG CAACAGGACGTGGCTCAAGAGAGTTTTCCGTCGGGGAATTTTGATCCACGTGTTGTTCTTCACTATGGCGTTCCATCTAATGCGTCTATTCTCGCTTTTGATCACATTCAACGTCTATTAGCAGTGGGAACACT TGATGGAAGGATGAAGGTGTTTGGTGGTGACAATATTGAAGGGACTCTTATCTCTCCCAAGCAAGCATTCTTCAAAAATTTAGAG TTCTTGGAAAATCAAGGTTTTCTTGCCAGCGTCTCAAGTGATAACGAAATACAG GTTTGGGATTTGAAAAGCAAACAAATTGCTTCTGCCTTGCAGTGGGAATCCATCATAACTGCTTTCTCTGTTATTTATGGCACCAGTTACAT GTATATTGGAACTGAGCATGGGATGGTATATGTGTTGATGTTCGATTCTGAagacagaaaaattaaaatattacccTATTATGTTCCCACAAATGTCATATCTG AAGCGGTTGGGATGTCGCTTGATCATGTTTCAGTTGTCAGAGTTCTCCATCAACCTTCTTCTAATGGAAAAAG ACTGCTAATTGCATACGAAAATGGTTTGATGGTACTCTGGGATGCTTCTGAAGATCGAATTGTTCTCATTAGAGGCCACAAGGACATcaaattgaagagaaaaatagtGACTAGTTATCCAAATGACTCTAGGGTTCAGCTTTCTGATGATAAATTAGACCATGAAGAGGAGGATAAGGAGATAAGCTCTGTATCTTGGGCATCTAATGATGGATCGGTGGTTGTTGTGGGTTATGTAGATGGTGATATAATGTTTTGGGATTTGTCAACTGCTGACTTTCCCCCTGACCAACAAGTTGAAAGATTGTCAAACAATGTTGTCAAGCTTCAATTATCATCAGCTGATAGAAGACTCCCTATTATTGTTCTACATTGGTGTGCCAATAATAGCGGGGGGAAACTTTTTGTCTATGGTGGTCATGAGATTGGATCTGAAGAAGTTCTAACA GTTCTGAGCATTGATTGGTCCTGTGGGATTGAAAATCTTAAGTGTACTGACTGCATAGATGTTACACTTCACGGTTCTTTTGCTGATATGACTTTGTTATCTACTGATTGCCATACAGAAGGAGCTTGTAATATGCTATTTATATTGACCAGTCCTGGACAACTGGATCTTTATGACAATGATTGTTTGTCCTCTACAATTTCTCAGCAAGAAAAGAAGGCTTCTGTTCCCCCAGTGCTGTATCCCATCCTCATACCCACTCTTGAACCACACATGACAACAGCAAGGCTTGATGTGGTATGTCAAGATGTGAAGTCATTTAGAGCCCTGTTCGAG ATTCTTGTAGCTGCAAAGCATCGttcaatacaaaataaaaaaagtattggtATAAAGTGGCCTTTGACTGGTGGTGTTCTAGGTCAGCCTTTCAAAGAAAACCATCCTATCATTCAAGTATACATAGCAGGTTACCAAGATGGATCTGTTCGGATATGGGATGCTACATATCCTGCTTTTTCACTTGTTTATGACATAAAATCTGAG GTTAATGATATTAACATTGGCAATGCAAGTGCTCCTGTGTCAGCATTGGGTTTTTGCCCTGATACTCTACATCTTGCTGTGGGCGATGAAAGTGGTGTT GTTCGTCTATATGGGCTAATAAGGAGTTCAGATGACTCCACTTTGCACTTCGTGACAGAAAATGGAACTGAAG TTCATAATACGCATAAAGGGGATGGACCTCATTGCAAAGCTGTGTTTTCCCTTCAAAATTCTGCTGTATACAGCCTACAGTTTGCAAACTTTGGAGGGAAGCTTGTTGTCGGATATGAACATGGGCAG GTGGCTATGCTTGATATCAGTTCATCATCAGTTCTGTTTGTTACGAAAACTGAATCTAACACTTCTTCGGCAGTTGTTTCTATGCATGCAAATTTTTCAGACAGCAGCTTAAACAAACCACTGGAATCTGTATCTGatatttctgaaaatcctgGAATGGGACTAGTCTATGTTATGACAAGGGATGAACACTTTGTTGCAATAGATACCATGACAGGGAATATGGCTTGCAGTAGAACAATGAGCCCCAGCGTAAAATCAAATGTAATTTCAATGCACATTATAG ATGGTAGTACTTCTGACCTATCTGCTGAAAAACTGACATCCACCTCACCTCAGAAGAGTGATTCAGGAATGCAAGCTAACATCCAATCTGAAAATGCACAAGTTGAAGATGAAAGTGCTGTTACTGTAGAAAATTCATATTTTGGACAGATAATATCAAACTCACTCATTTTACTTTGTTATGAGAATGAATTGAGCCTACactctttaaattttgtgattGAG GGTAGCAGTAAGTACATACGAAAGGTGAACCTTGTACAACGATGCTGCTGGACTACAACTTTCAAGAAAGATGAGAAAGAGTGTGTTTTGGTTCTTCTGTATCAAAGTGGAGACATTGAATTAAG GTCCTTGCCAGCTTTGGAAGTGTTGGGAGAAAGCTCTTTAATGTCGATCCTCAGATGGAACTTGGAAACCAACATGGTGAAGACGATATGTTCTTCATCAAATGGAAAAATTATTCTG GTCAACGGGAATGAAACTGCTTGCATATCACTGTTGAACTGTGAAAATGAGTTCTG GACTCCAGAGTCTTTTCCTTGTCTTCATGATGAAGTTCTTGCAGCTGCAGTAGATGCTACAGCAAGTCTATCTCCAAagcaaaatgaaagaaag GGAGCATCTTCTATCTTTGTTAATATAGCTAAGAACTTTAAAGCGGGGAATGCGGATCAGAATGCAAATCAATCAGTTCATACTAATAGACtggaaaatttaaaacaattattctcCAGTCCTCCTTTCTTAAAGTCTTCCTCGAGCACAGTAGATAAGCAAGATCCTTTTGCGATTGACATAG ATGACATTCAAATTGATGAACCTGTAGTCTTCTCATCTCCTCAGAAAATCGATATTGACAAGAGAG ATAAAGGGAAAGGAACAGACAGACAGAAATTACTTGAAGAAGCAAGCTCAGACTTGAAACCAAAAGCTAGAACAGCTGAGGAAATTAAGGCTAAATACAGAAAGACGGGCACAGGG GATGCCTCGGCAGCAGCTGCACTTGCAAGGGA
- the LOC114399188 gene encoding uncharacterized protein LOC114399188 isoform X3, whose protein sequence is MVYVLMFDSEDRKIKILPYYVPTNVISEAVGMSLDHVSVVRVLHQPSSNGKRLLIAYENGLMVLWDASEDRIVLIRGHKDIKLKRKIVTSYPNDSRVQLSDDKLDHEEEDKEISSVSWASNDGSVVVVGYVDGDIMFWDLSTADFPPDQQVERLSNNVVKLQLSSADRRLPIIVLHWCANNSGGKLFVYGGHEIGSEEVLTVLSIDWSCGIENLKCTDCIDVTLHGSFADMTLLSTDCHTEGACNMLFILTSPGQLDLYDNDCLSSTISQQEKKASVPPVLYPILIPTLEPHMTTARLDVVCQDVKSFRALFEILVAAKHRSIQNKKSIGIKWPLTGGVLGQPFKENHPIIQVYIAGYQDGSVRIWDATYPAFSLVYDIKSEVNDINIGNASAPVSALGFCPDTLHLAVGDESGVVRLYGLIRSSDDSTLHFVTENGTEVHNTHKGDGPHCKAVFSLQNSAVYSLQFANFGGKLVVGYEHGQVAMLDISSSSVLFVTKTESNTSSAVVSMHANFSDSSLNKPLESVSDISENPGMGLVYVMTRDEHFVAIDTMTGNMACSRTMSPSVKSNVISMHIIDGSTSDLSAEKLTSTSPQKSDSGMQANIQSENAQVEDESAVTVENSYFGQIISNSLILLCYENELSLHSLNFVIEGSSKYIRKVNLVQRCCWTTTFKKDEKECVLVLLYQSGDIELRSLPALEVLGESSLMSILRWNLETNMVKTICSSSNGKIILVNGNETACISLLNCENEFWTPESFPCLHDEVLAAAVDATASLSPKQNERKGASSIFVNIAKNFKAGNADQNANQSVHTNRLENLKQLFSSPPFLKSSSSTVDKQDPFAIDIDDIQIDEPVVFSSPQKIDIDKRDKGKGTDRQKLLEEASSDLKPKARTAEEIKAKYRKTGTGDASAAAALARDKLVERQEKLQILNERTEELQNGAQDFASMATELAKRMENRKWWQL, encoded by the exons ATGGTATATGTGTTGATGTTCGATTCTGAagacagaaaaattaaaatattacccTATTATGTTCCCACAAATGTCATATCTG AAGCGGTTGGGATGTCGCTTGATCATGTTTCAGTTGTCAGAGTTCTCCATCAACCTTCTTCTAATGGAAAAAG ACTGCTAATTGCATACGAAAATGGTTTGATGGTACTCTGGGATGCTTCTGAAGATCGAATTGTTCTCATTAGAGGCCACAAGGACATcaaattgaagagaaaaatagtGACTAGTTATCCAAATGACTCTAGGGTTCAGCTTTCTGATGATAAATTAGACCATGAAGAGGAGGATAAGGAGATAAGCTCTGTATCTTGGGCATCTAATGATGGATCGGTGGTTGTTGTGGGTTATGTAGATGGTGATATAATGTTTTGGGATTTGTCAACTGCTGACTTTCCCCCTGACCAACAAGTTGAAAGATTGTCAAACAATGTTGTCAAGCTTCAATTATCATCAGCTGATAGAAGACTCCCTATTATTGTTCTACATTGGTGTGCCAATAATAGCGGGGGGAAACTTTTTGTCTATGGTGGTCATGAGATTGGATCTGAAGAAGTTCTAACA GTTCTGAGCATTGATTGGTCCTGTGGGATTGAAAATCTTAAGTGTACTGACTGCATAGATGTTACACTTCACGGTTCTTTTGCTGATATGACTTTGTTATCTACTGATTGCCATACAGAAGGAGCTTGTAATATGCTATTTATATTGACCAGTCCTGGACAACTGGATCTTTATGACAATGATTGTTTGTCCTCTACAATTTCTCAGCAAGAAAAGAAGGCTTCTGTTCCCCCAGTGCTGTATCCCATCCTCATACCCACTCTTGAACCACACATGACAACAGCAAGGCTTGATGTGGTATGTCAAGATGTGAAGTCATTTAGAGCCCTGTTCGAG ATTCTTGTAGCTGCAAAGCATCGttcaatacaaaataaaaaaagtattggtATAAAGTGGCCTTTGACTGGTGGTGTTCTAGGTCAGCCTTTCAAAGAAAACCATCCTATCATTCAAGTATACATAGCAGGTTACCAAGATGGATCTGTTCGGATATGGGATGCTACATATCCTGCTTTTTCACTTGTTTATGACATAAAATCTGAG GTTAATGATATTAACATTGGCAATGCAAGTGCTCCTGTGTCAGCATTGGGTTTTTGCCCTGATACTCTACATCTTGCTGTGGGCGATGAAAGTGGTGTT GTTCGTCTATATGGGCTAATAAGGAGTTCAGATGACTCCACTTTGCACTTCGTGACAGAAAATGGAACTGAAG TTCATAATACGCATAAAGGGGATGGACCTCATTGCAAAGCTGTGTTTTCCCTTCAAAATTCTGCTGTATACAGCCTACAGTTTGCAAACTTTGGAGGGAAGCTTGTTGTCGGATATGAACATGGGCAG GTGGCTATGCTTGATATCAGTTCATCATCAGTTCTGTTTGTTACGAAAACTGAATCTAACACTTCTTCGGCAGTTGTTTCTATGCATGCAAATTTTTCAGACAGCAGCTTAAACAAACCACTGGAATCTGTATCTGatatttctgaaaatcctgGAATGGGACTAGTCTATGTTATGACAAGGGATGAACACTTTGTTGCAATAGATACCATGACAGGGAATATGGCTTGCAGTAGAACAATGAGCCCCAGCGTAAAATCAAATGTAATTTCAATGCACATTATAG ATGGTAGTACTTCTGACCTATCTGCTGAAAAACTGACATCCACCTCACCTCAGAAGAGTGATTCAGGAATGCAAGCTAACATCCAATCTGAAAATGCACAAGTTGAAGATGAAAGTGCTGTTACTGTAGAAAATTCATATTTTGGACAGATAATATCAAACTCACTCATTTTACTTTGTTATGAGAATGAATTGAGCCTACactctttaaattttgtgattGAG GGTAGCAGTAAGTACATACGAAAGGTGAACCTTGTACAACGATGCTGCTGGACTACAACTTTCAAGAAAGATGAGAAAGAGTGTGTTTTGGTTCTTCTGTATCAAAGTGGAGACATTGAATTAAG GTCCTTGCCAGCTTTGGAAGTGTTGGGAGAAAGCTCTTTAATGTCGATCCTCAGATGGAACTTGGAAACCAACATGGTGAAGACGATATGTTCTTCATCAAATGGAAAAATTATTCTG GTCAACGGGAATGAAACTGCTTGCATATCACTGTTGAACTGTGAAAATGAGTTCTG GACTCCAGAGTCTTTTCCTTGTCTTCATGATGAAGTTCTTGCAGCTGCAGTAGATGCTACAGCAAGTCTATCTCCAAagcaaaatgaaagaaag GGAGCATCTTCTATCTTTGTTAATATAGCTAAGAACTTTAAAGCGGGGAATGCGGATCAGAATGCAAATCAATCAGTTCATACTAATAGACtggaaaatttaaaacaattattctcCAGTCCTCCTTTCTTAAAGTCTTCCTCGAGCACAGTAGATAAGCAAGATCCTTTTGCGATTGACATAG ATGACATTCAAATTGATGAACCTGTAGTCTTCTCATCTCCTCAGAAAATCGATATTGACAAGAGAG ATAAAGGGAAAGGAACAGACAGACAGAAATTACTTGAAGAAGCAAGCTCAGACTTGAAACCAAAAGCTAGAACAGCTGAGGAAATTAAGGCTAAATACAGAAAGACGGGCACAGGG GATGCCTCGGCAGCAGCTGCACTTGCAAGGGA
- the LOC114399204 gene encoding 1-aminocyclopropane-1-carboxylate oxidase 2-like produces the protein MASSAQVPNLFGGATSAPPPTPAAHHDNIMSSSDAADALSRLLQRLPPTLSLPTRLPSPSSAAATCPPCLSLNDVLSCVSKLGYAQLTDHSVPSELANSAESEALALFDLSQDQKQSLFPKNWPLGYGNDEDEDEDGVADSFRFDSACSTESSELALFSLRKFARELEKLGLMIVDELTKDLGCENPLGDDPTRVCSVMWVSESLPGNKSGGFYPFVIGLQYQIRNQKYSLLSDSGWVSVLPHVDSILVTFGDIAQVWSNGKLKKVRGRPMATVGDENGSRCITMSLLITLPTDSRVAPLLPKVTCNKDQKEEEIEGEEEENNDGGDEELEKRVFNSFDFEDYAWRVYHERILFKDPLDRYRVV, from the exons ATGGCGTCTTCAGCTCAAGTGCCTAACCTCTTCGGCGGCGCCACCTCAGCTCCGCCGCCAACTCCGGCGGCGCACCATGACAACATCATGTCCTCATCCGACGCCGCCGATGCGCTCTCGCGCCTCCTCCAGCGCCTCCCGCCCACGCTCTCCCTCCCCACGCGCCTCCCCTCGCCTTCCTCCGCAGCCGCCACGTGTCCTCCCTGCCTCTCCCTTAACGACGTCCTCTCCTGCGTTTCCAAACTCGGTTACGCGCAACTCACCGATCACTCAGTCCCCTCCGAACTCGCCAACTCGGCCGAGTCAGAAGCGCTGGCACTATTCGACCTTTCGCAAGACCAGAAGCAGTCCTTGTTCCCCAAAAACTGGCCTCTTGGCTACGGAAACGATGAAGATGAAGACGAAGACGGGGTCGCCGACTCGTTCCGCTTCGACTCGGCGTGCTCGACCGAGTCGAGCGAGTTGGCACTCTTTTCCCTGCGCAAGTTCGCGCGTGAACTGGAGAAGCTGGGTTTAATGATCGTTGATGAGTTAACAAAAGACTTGGGGTGTGAGAACCCGCTGGGTGATGACCCGACCAGGGTATGTTCGGTTATGTGGGTTTCGGAGTCTCTGCCCGGAAACAAATCGGGTGGGTTTTACCCGTTTGTAATCGGGCTGCAGTACCAGAtaaggaatcagaaatactcATTGCTGTCGGATTCGGGATGGGTTTCTGTGCTGCCACACGTGGACTCCATTTTGGTCACTTTTGGTGACATTGCTCag GTGTGGAGCAATGGCAAGTTAAAGAAAGTGAGAGGTAGACCAATGGCTACAGTGGGAGATGAAAATGGTTCGCGCTGCATAACAATGTCATTGCTGATAACTCTTCCTACAGATAGCAGAGTGGCTCCACTCCTTCCCAAGGTAACATGCAACAAGGaccaaaaggaagaagaaattgaaggagaagaagaagaaaacaatgatGGTGGTGATGAAGAACTAGAGAAGAGGGTGTTCAACTCTTTTGACTTTGAGGACTATGCTTGGAGAGTTTACCATGAACGCATCCTTTTCAAAGATCCATTGGATAGGTACCGTGTTGTTTGA